In a genomic window of Erinaceus europaeus chromosome 12, mEriEur2.1, whole genome shotgun sequence:
- the GPR27 gene encoding probable G-protein coupled receptor 27, with protein MANASEPGGVGGGEAAALGLKLATLSLLLCVSLAGNVLFALLIVRERSLHRAPYYLLLDLCLADGLRALACLPAVMLAARRAAAAAGAPPGALGCKLLAFLAALFCFHAAFLLLGVGVTRYLAIAHHRFYAERLAGWPCAAMLVCAAWALALAAAFPPVLDGGGGGEDEDAPCALEQRPDGAPGALGFLLLLAVVVGATHLVYLRLLFFIHDRRKMRPARLVPAVSHDWTFHGPGATGQAAANWTAGFGRGPTPPALVGIRPAGPGRGARRLLVLEEFKTEKRLCKMFYAVTLLFLLLWGPYVVASYLRVLVRPGAVPQAYLTASVWLTFAQAGINPVVCFLFNRELRDCFRAQFPCRQSPQATQAALPCDLKGIGV; from the coding sequence ATGGCGAACGCCAGCGAGCCAGGCGGCGTTGGCGGCGGCGAGGCGGCCGCGCTGGGCCTCAAGCTGGCCACGCTCAGCCTGCTGCTGTGCGTGAGCCTGGCCGGCAACGTGCTGTTCGCGCTGCTCATCGTGAGGGAGCGCAGCCTGCACCGCGCCCCGTACTACCTGCTGCTCGACCTGTGCCTGGCCGACGGGCTGCGCGCGCTCGCCTGCCTCCCGGCCGTCATGTTGGCGGCGCGGCGCGCGGCGGCCGCGGCGGGGGCGCCCCCCGGCGCGCTGGGCTGCAAGCTGCTCGCCTTCCTGGCCGCGCTCTTCTGCTTCCACGCCGCCTTCCTGCTGCTCGGCGTGGGCGTCACCCGCTACCTGGCCATCGCGCACCACCGCTTCTACGCCGAGCGCCTGGCCGGCTGGCCGTGCGCCGCCATGCTGGTGTGCGCCGCCTGGGCGCTGGCGCTGGCGGCGGCCTTCCCGCCCGTGCTggacggcggcggcggcggcgaggaCGAGGACGCGCCGTGCGCCCTGGAGCAGCGGCCCGACGGCGCGCCGGGGGCGCTGGGCTTCCTGCTGCTGCTCGCCGTGGTGGTGGGCGCCACGCACCTCGTCTACCTCCGCCTGCTCTTCTTCATCCACGACCGCCGCAAGATGCGGCCCGCGCGCCTCGTGCCGGCCGTCAGCCACGACTGGACCTTCCACGGGCCCGGCGCCACCGGCCAGGCGGCCGCCAACTGGACGGCGGGCTTCGGCCGCGGGCCCACGCCGCCCGCGCTCGTGGGTATCCGGCCGGCGGGCCCGGGGCGCGGCGCGCGCCGCCTCCTGGTGCTCGAGGAGTTCAAGACGGAGAAGCGGCTGTGCAAGATGTTCTACGCCGTCACGCTGCTCTTCCTGCTGCTCTGGGGGCCCTACGTGGTGGCCAGCTACCTGCGCGTGCTGGTGCGGCCCGGCGCCGTCCCCCAGGCCTACCTGACGGCCTCGGTGTGGCTGACCTTCGCGCAGGCCGGCATCAACCCCGTCGTGTGCTTCCTCTTCAACCGGGAGCTGCGGGACTGCTTCAGGGCTCAGTTCCCCTGCCGCCAGAGCCCCCAGGCCACCCAGGCCGCCCTGCCCTGCGACTTGAAAGGCATTGGCGTGTGA